A single window of Thalassomonas viridans DNA harbors:
- a CDS encoding multifunctional CCA addition/repair protein: MSVSAANNHISSELNTYLVGGAVRDQLLGRQVTERDYLVVGATPEQMLELGFMPVGKDFPVFLHPTTKEEYALARTERKQGQGYTGFVCYADSDVTIEEDLKRRDLTVNAMAMSDSGEIIDPYNGQQDLENKLLRHVSEAFVEDPLRVLRVARFAARYYQYGFSVAPETVALMAEIAASGELQQLTAERVWKEMQRSLDEANPEVFFSVLRLCGALKELFPELDVLWGIPNPQRWHPEICSGLHTMMVLQQAVKLSDKTSVRFAALCHDLGKGLTEEEKLPSHPGHETSGLPLVEAVCQRFKVPNDSKRLALKVCEFHLMSHKAFDLRENTILKLFNQLDTWRKPEEFEDFLLSCEADYKGRLGFEDKPYPQAAYLRAAAQKASAINAKAFVEQGLKGVEIKKAIDAAKLTAIGEIKAQLAHTAPEHP; the protein is encoded by the coding sequence ATGTCTGTGTCTGCTGCAAATAATCATATTTCTTCCGAGCTCAATACCTACCTGGTGGGGGGCGCGGTCCGGGATCAGTTATTGGGACGGCAGGTCACCGAGCGGGATTATTTAGTGGTGGGGGCAACCCCGGAGCAGATGCTGGAACTGGGCTTTATGCCCGTAGGCAAAGACTTCCCGGTATTTCTGCACCCGACAACCAAGGAAGAATATGCCCTGGCCAGAACCGAGCGCAAACAGGGACAGGGATACACAGGTTTTGTCTGTTATGCCGACAGCGATGTGACCATAGAAGAAGACCTCAAACGCCGGGATCTGACGGTAAACGCCATGGCGATGTCGGACAGCGGCGAGATCATCGACCCCTATAACGGCCAACAAGACCTGGAAAATAAACTGTTACGACATGTGTCCGAAGCCTTTGTCGAGGATCCGCTGCGGGTATTGCGGGTCGCCCGTTTTGCCGCCCGTTATTACCAATACGGTTTCAGCGTAGCCCCGGAAACCGTGGCCTTGATGGCAGAAATTGCCGCCAGCGGCGAACTGCAGCAGTTAACGGCGGAAAGGGTTTGGAAGGAAATGCAGCGCAGCCTGGACGAAGCCAATCCGGAAGTCTTCTTTTCGGTACTGCGCCTGTGCGGCGCCCTGAAAGAACTGTTTCCCGAACTGGATGTGCTCTGGGGCATTCCCAATCCGCAGCGCTGGCACCCGGAAATATGCAGCGGACTGCATACCATGATGGTATTGCAGCAGGCAGTAAAACTGTCAGACAAAACCAGCGTCCGCTTTGCCGCCCTGTGCCATGACTTAGGCAAGGGCCTGACGGAAGAAGAGAAACTGCCCAGCCATCCCGGCCATGAAACCAGCGGCTTACCTCTGGTAGAAGCGGTATGCCAACGCTTTAAGGTTCCCAACGACAGCAAACGCCTGGCATTAAAGGTGTGTGAATTTCACCTTATGAGCCATAAGGCATTCGATCTCAGGGAAAACACAATATTAAAGCTATTTAACCAGTTAGACACCTGGCGTAAACCGGAAGAATTTGAAGACTTTCTGTTAAGCTGCGAAGCCGACTATAAAGGCCGTCTCGGCTTTGAAGACAAACCCTATCCCCAGGCTGCCTATTTACGGGCCGCCGCCCAAAAAGCCAGCGCCATTAATGCCAAAGCCTTTGTTGAGCAGGGACTCAAAGGGGTAGAAATCAAAAAAGCCATAGATGCCGCCAAATTAACGGCTATTGGTGAAATAAAAGCCCAGCTGGCACATACGGCGCCAGAGCATCCCTAA
- a CDS encoding ExeA family protein: protein MYTGYFGLKEIPFSIAPNPHYLFMSVRHREALAHLTYGLGETGGFVLLTGEVGTGKTTVSRCLLDQLPENTQAAFILNPTLSSQELLATICDELKIRYRKTGATLKTLTDKIQEKLLKNHQAGLNTILIIDEAQHLQAEVLEQLRLLTNLETHTKKLLQVILIGQPELQQLLQRRDLRQLAQRITARYHLLPLNREEVAQYIQHRLAIADCQQPLFNRRAITTIHQLSKGIPRLINLLCDRALLGAYGENKQIVDKKLVLGASVEALGAEFSRQPWWQKTSGRLALAGGLLAVTLGLGFVAGNYQDQAPGAEPVTPLSAVNAGEAADISQQPASAKELSPETDWPSVTAASRSLPEAVRHLFSLWRLQVEEDLTEPCQVANSYELSCYWFKGTLPALLKLNYPAVFKFIDDSGSAFYGTLLGVSQSANGEKESYRFQFDRQEHRVDKAWFDSYWQGGAVVFWQPPKNAYFEPVTRIDEHSLSESVQWLENKLSQQQQRPAREVQGMDAMLKNQLRQFQRQHGIDSSGDAGEQTLMLLTNTVDQGQPIFK, encoded by the coding sequence ATGTACACAGGATATTTTGGTTTAAAGGAAATTCCCTTCTCGATAGCGCCCAACCCTCATTATTTATTTATGAGTGTCCGCCACCGTGAAGCCCTGGCCCACCTGACTTACGGCCTGGGGGAAACCGGCGGTTTTGTGCTGTTAACCGGGGAAGTAGGCACGGGGAAAACCACCGTCAGCCGCTGTTTGCTGGATCAGCTGCCGGAGAATACCCAGGCAGCTTTTATCTTAAACCCGACCTTATCGAGCCAGGAGCTGCTGGCGACCATCTGTGATGAGCTGAAAATCCGCTACCGCAAAACCGGGGCGACCTTAAAAACCCTGACGGATAAAATTCAGGAAAAGCTGCTGAAGAACCACCAGGCCGGGTTAAATACTATTTTGATCATAGATGAAGCCCAGCATCTGCAGGCGGAAGTGCTGGAGCAGTTAAGGCTGCTGACCAACCTGGAAACCCACACCAAAAAACTGTTGCAGGTGATTTTGATCGGCCAGCCGGAATTGCAGCAATTGCTGCAAAGACGGGATCTCAGGCAGCTGGCGCAGCGCATTACCGCCCGCTACCACTTGCTGCCCCTTAACCGGGAAGAAGTGGCGCAATATATCCAGCACAGGCTGGCGATAGCCGACTGCCAGCAGCCGCTGTTTAACCGCAGGGCGATCACTACCATACACCAGCTTTCCAAGGGGATCCCCAGGCTGATTAACCTGTTATGCGACCGGGCGCTGCTTGGGGCCTACGGTGAAAACAAACAGATAGTGGATAAGAAGCTGGTACTGGGGGCCTCGGTTGAAGCCCTCGGCGCCGAATTTAGCCGCCAGCCCTGGTGGCAAAAAACCAGCGGCAGATTAGCCCTGGCGGGAGGACTGTTGGCGGTTACCCTGGGGTTGGGATTTGTTGCCGGTAATTATCAGGACCAGGCTCCGGGGGCAGAACCCGTGACGCCTTTGTCGGCCGTTAACGCCGGTGAAGCGGCGGATATTAGCCAACAGCCTGCAAGCGCTAAGGAGCTTTCCCCGGAGACCGACTGGCCTTCGGTAACAGCGGCCAGCCGCAGCTTGCCGGAAGCGGTCAGGCACCTGTTTAGCCTGTGGCGGTTGCAGGTGGAAGAAGATCTGACCGAACCTTGCCAGGTGGCAAACAGCTATGAGTTAAGTTGTTACTGGTTTAAAGGCACCTTGCCGGCATTGCTGAAATTAAATTACCCGGCGGTGTTTAAATTTATCGACGATAGCGGCAGCGCCTTTTACGGGACTTTGCTCGGAGTCTCCCAATCCGCGAACGGTGAAAAGGAAAGTTACCGTTTTCAGTTTGACCGGCAAGAGCACAGGGTTGATAAAGCCTGGTTCGACAGCTACTGGCAGGGGGGAGCCGTGGTTTTCTGGCAGCCGCCTAAAAATGCCTATTTTGAGCCTGTAACCCGTATTGACGAGCACAGCCTGAGCGAGTCGGTCCAGTGGCTGGAAAACAAATTAAGCCAGCAGCAGCAACGCCCGGCAAGAGAGGTTCAGGGAATGGATGCCATGTTAAAAAATCAGCTGCGCCAGTTCCAAAGGCAGCATGGCATCGACAGCAGCGGTGATGCCGGGGAGCAAACCCTGATGCTGTTAACCAATACCGTGGACCAGGGGCAGCCCATTTTTAAATAA